One window of Nicotiana tomentosiformis chromosome 11, ASM39032v3, whole genome shotgun sequence genomic DNA carries:
- the LOC104110124 gene encoding protein RER1B-like, protein MEGVEVDGGDAVLSPLAKWKNEISRTFRYYLDRSAPYTFRRWLGTLTAASIYMLRVYYGRGFYVISYGVGTYILNLLIGFLSPKVDPELEASEGASLPPKDNDEFRPFVRRLPEFLFWYATTKAFIVAFLMTFCSIFDVPVFWPILLCYWIFLFVLTMKRQITHMIRYKYDPFNIGKKKHTGNKSD, encoded by the exons ATGGAGGGAGTTGAAGTTGATGGTGGTGATGCAGTTCTATCACCACTAGCAAAGTGGAAAAATGAAATTTCTAGGACATTTCGCTACTATTTGGATAGGTCTGCTCCTTATACCTTCCGCAGGTGGCTTGGAACATTGACAGCTGCATCAATATATATGTTGCGTGTTTACTATGGTCGTGGATTCTACGTCATCTCATATGGTGTAGGAACCTATATTTTGAATTTGTTGATTGGGTTTCTGTCACCAAAGGTGGATCCTGAGCTGGAAGCTTCGGAAGGTGCTTCTTTGCCACCTAAAGACAATGACGAATTTAGACCTTTCGTTCGCCGGCTGCCTGAATTTTTGTTCTG GTATGCAACAACAAAAGCTTTCATCGTAGCCTTCCTGATGACCTTCTGCTCTATATTTGATGTCCCAGTATTCTGGCCAATATTGTTATGTTACTGGATTTTTCTCTTTGTCCTCACTATGAAGCGTCAGATCACACACATGATTAGATACAAGTATGATCCATTCAACATTGGGAAAAAG AAGCATACTGGGAATAAATCTGATTGA